A window from Thunnus albacares chromosome 19, fThuAlb1.1, whole genome shotgun sequence encodes these proteins:
- the LOC122969179 gene encoding major histocompatibility complex class I-related gene protein-like isoform X1, translating to MELVFLLIFFPFTLSVKHSLKFFFTVSSGVKNFPDFVAVGMVDEVPMGYCDSISKKIEAKQDWSQKMLDDDPQLLELYTEECLTSQHKCKAQIDILKQQLNQTVGVHVFQRMHGCEWNNETGEVNGFVRFGYDGEDFIAFDLKTLTWIASKPQAVITKHRRDRERPKNERWNYFLTQQCPELVKKYLDYGKSSLLRTDLPSVFLLQKTPSSPVSCHTTGFYPHRAMMFWRKDGEELHEDVEHGEILPNHDGSFQMSVDLNLSSVTPEDWRRYECVFHLSGAKNDIVTKLDKRVIRTNWVSPSEFPAGPVIGGVVGLLLLLAVCITGVFIWRRRDNGFRPANSSDSSFSDPSSVRDAALHRVTTSGEN from the exons ATGGagcttgtttttctgctcatCTTCTTTCCTTTCACACTTTCAG TGAAACACTCGCTGAAGTTTTTCTTCACTGTGTCCTCTGGAGTCAAAAACTTCCCAGATTTTGTGGCTGTTGGGATGGTTGATGAAGTTCCAATGGGTTACTGTGACAGCATCAGCAAGAAAATAGAAGCCAAACAGGACTGGTCACAAAAAATGTTAGATGATGATCCACAACTCTTGGAGTTGTACACTGAGGAGTGTTTGACAAGCCAACATAAATGCAAAGCTcaaattgacattttgaagCAGCAACTGAATCAAACTGTAg GTGTTCACGTCTTCCAGAGGATGCATGGCTGTGAATGGAATAATGAGACTGGAGAGGTTAATGGTTTTGTTCGGTTCGGTTATGATGGAGAAGACTTCATAGCATTTGACCTGAAGACACTGACATGGATCGCTTCAAAACCACAAGCTGTCATCACCAAACACAggcgagacagagagagacccAAGAATGAAAGGTGGAACTACTTCCTCACCCAGCAGTGCCCTGAGTTAGTGAAGAAATATTTGGACTATGGGAAGAGCTCTCTGCTGAGAACAG ACCTTCCCTCAGTGTTTCTCCTCCAGaagactccctcctctccagtcagCTGCCACACTACAGGTTTCTACCCTCACAGAGCCATGATGTtctggaggaaagatggagaggagcttCATGAGGACGTGGAACACGGAGAGATCCTCCCCAACCATGATGGATCCTTCCAGATGAGTGTTGACCTGAACCTTTCATCAGTCACACCTGAAGACTGGAGGAGGTAcgaatgtgtgtttcatctctctGGTGCAAAGAACGACATCGTCACCAAACTGGACAAAAGAGTGATCAGAACCAACTGGG tttctcccTCAGAGTTCCCTGCTGGTCCTGTTATTGGAGGTGTTGtaggactgctgctgctcctggcaGTCTGCATCACTGGAGTCTTcatctggaggaggagagataaTG GATTCAGGCCTGCAAACT CTTCAGACTCATCATTCTCTGATCCATCTTCAGTCAGAGATGCAGCTCTTCACA GAGTAACAACATCTGGAGAGAACTGA
- the LOC122969179 gene encoding major histocompatibility complex class I-related gene protein-like isoform X2, which translates to MELVFLLIFFPFTLSVKHSLKFFFTVSSGVKNFPDFVAVGMVDEVPMGYCDSISKKIEAKQDWSQKMLDDDPQLLELYTEECLTSQHKCKAQIDILKQQLNQTVGVHVFQRMHGCEWNNETGEVNGFVRFGYDGEDFIAFDLKTLTWIASKPQAVITKHRRDRERPKNERWNYFLTQQCPELVKKYLDYGKSSLLRTDLPSVFLLQKTPSSPVSCHTTGFYPHRAMMFWRKDGEELHEDVEHGEILPNHDGSFQMSVDLNLSSVTPEDWRRYECVFHLSGAKNDIVTKLDKRVIRTNWEFPAGPVIGGVVGLLLLLAVCITGVFIWRRRDNGFRPANSSDSSFSDPSSVRDAALHRVTTSGEN; encoded by the exons ATGGagcttgtttttctgctcatCTTCTTTCCTTTCACACTTTCAG TGAAACACTCGCTGAAGTTTTTCTTCACTGTGTCCTCTGGAGTCAAAAACTTCCCAGATTTTGTGGCTGTTGGGATGGTTGATGAAGTTCCAATGGGTTACTGTGACAGCATCAGCAAGAAAATAGAAGCCAAACAGGACTGGTCACAAAAAATGTTAGATGATGATCCACAACTCTTGGAGTTGTACACTGAGGAGTGTTTGACAAGCCAACATAAATGCAAAGCTcaaattgacattttgaagCAGCAACTGAATCAAACTGTAg GTGTTCACGTCTTCCAGAGGATGCATGGCTGTGAATGGAATAATGAGACTGGAGAGGTTAATGGTTTTGTTCGGTTCGGTTATGATGGAGAAGACTTCATAGCATTTGACCTGAAGACACTGACATGGATCGCTTCAAAACCACAAGCTGTCATCACCAAACACAggcgagacagagagagacccAAGAATGAAAGGTGGAACTACTTCCTCACCCAGCAGTGCCCTGAGTTAGTGAAGAAATATTTGGACTATGGGAAGAGCTCTCTGCTGAGAACAG ACCTTCCCTCAGTGTTTCTCCTCCAGaagactccctcctctccagtcagCTGCCACACTACAGGTTTCTACCCTCACAGAGCCATGATGTtctggaggaaagatggagaggagcttCATGAGGACGTGGAACACGGAGAGATCCTCCCCAACCATGATGGATCCTTCCAGATGAGTGTTGACCTGAACCTTTCATCAGTCACACCTGAAGACTGGAGGAGGTAcgaatgtgtgtttcatctctctGGTGCAAAGAACGACATCGTCACCAAACTGGACAAAAGAGTGATCAGAACCAACTGGG AGTTCCCTGCTGGTCCTGTTATTGGAGGTGTTGtaggactgctgctgctcctggcaGTCTGCATCACTGGAGTCTTcatctggaggaggagagataaTG GATTCAGGCCTGCAAACT CTTCAGACTCATCATTCTCTGATCCATCTTCAGTCAGAGATGCAGCTCTTCACA GAGTAACAACATCTGGAGAGAACTGA